The Halorientalis sp. IM1011 genome window below encodes:
- a CDS encoding topoisomerase DNA-binding C4 zinc finger domain-containing protein, whose amino-acid sequence MHEETRVLAGECTIRDSNDPGTRRGEVVVVCKPDDTVLVHDADGYQPTAWLTRAETVTFADGVLTATDGDQFVRVEVHEEYDRTSHPVSAVGTPVGDCPDCDGRLVRDDGAVTCLDCRTTYGLPRDATVLTEAEDCACGCPRMRVERGRAFEVCLDRDCESLDEAVQTAFDREWDCPNCGGDLRVLRRGGLLAGCEHYPDCDTGWGIPTGTVAEECDCGLPVFETANGRRCLDSGCDRAAPEPARPS is encoded by the coding sequence ATGCACGAGGAAACGCGCGTGCTGGCCGGCGAGTGTACGATTCGCGACTCGAACGATCCCGGAACACGCCGGGGCGAGGTGGTCGTCGTCTGCAAACCCGACGACACCGTGCTGGTCCACGACGCCGACGGCTACCAGCCGACGGCCTGGCTCACCCGTGCCGAGACCGTGACGTTCGCCGACGGCGTCCTCACCGCCACCGACGGTGACCAGTTCGTCCGCGTCGAGGTCCACGAGGAGTACGACCGGACGAGCCATCCCGTCTCAGCCGTCGGCACCCCGGTCGGCGATTGCCCCGACTGCGACGGTCGGCTCGTCCGGGACGACGGCGCGGTGACCTGTCTGGACTGCCGGACGACGTACGGTCTCCCGCGGGACGCGACCGTCCTGACCGAGGCCGAGGACTGCGCGTGTGGGTGCCCGCGGATGCGCGTCGAGCGCGGGCGCGCGTTCGAAGTCTGCCTCGACCGGGACTGCGAGTCGCTGGACGAAGCGGTACAGACGGCCTTCGACCGCGAGTGGGACTGTCCGAACTGCGGCGGCGACCTCCGTGTCCTCCGACGGGGCGGCCTGCTCGCCGGCTGTGAGCACTACCCCGACTGCGACACGGGCTGGGGGATCCCGACCGGGACGGTGGCCGAGGAGTGTGACTGCGGGCTGCCGGTGTTCGAGACCGCGAACGGCCGACGGTGTCTGGACAGCGGCTGTGATCGCGCCGCGCCGGAGCCCGCTCGTCCGTCGTGA
- the endA gene encoding tRNA-intron lyase, whose protein sequence is MDATLSSGVVRAGRQAREQFHDARGYGDPDGDGVRLAPVEAAHLLYRGDLDAVDGMGFREFLASAACPDLHFLVYKDLRDRGFYLSPTAADWVADHGTADLVVYPRGKGPWDDEVAYRVRVVSERATVPASDLGDVVLAVVDEESEITYLETDRPDVSGSTEYDPPADVPGSLLDDRVLIWDPPADIYERGFYGQPLDRDGEVVETLQLSLVEAAYLVREGALSLGADGDDERAVLERGRTVEGDRFDRRLRVYTALREAGVVPKTGYKFGADFRTYADVESVSELSHSELLIRVVPEDYTFAPRDLALDVRLAGGVRKRMVFALVGEAIAWLSADRLTP, encoded by the coding sequence ATGGACGCGACGCTGTCTTCGGGCGTGGTCCGGGCCGGTCGCCAGGCTCGCGAGCAGTTCCACGACGCCCGCGGCTACGGCGATCCCGACGGCGACGGAGTACGTCTCGCGCCGGTCGAGGCAGCCCACCTGCTCTATCGCGGCGATCTGGACGCGGTCGACGGGATGGGTTTCCGGGAGTTCCTGGCCTCGGCGGCCTGTCCGGACCTGCACTTTCTGGTCTACAAGGACCTCCGGGACCGGGGCTTCTACCTCTCACCGACCGCCGCCGACTGGGTCGCGGACCACGGGACGGCGGATCTTGTGGTCTACCCACGCGGGAAGGGGCCCTGGGACGACGAGGTCGCCTACCGCGTGCGGGTCGTCAGCGAGCGCGCGACGGTCCCCGCGAGCGACCTGGGCGACGTGGTGCTCGCAGTCGTCGACGAGGAGAGCGAGATCACCTATCTGGAGACCGACCGACCCGACGTGTCGGGGTCGACGGAGTACGATCCGCCAGCGGACGTACCGGGCTCCCTTCTGGACGACCGCGTGCTGATCTGGGACCCGCCCGCGGACATCTACGAACGGGGCTTCTATGGCCAGCCGCTGGACCGGGACGGCGAGGTGGTCGAGACCCTCCAGCTCTCGCTGGTAGAGGCCGCCTACCTCGTCCGGGAGGGTGCCCTTTCGCTCGGGGCCGACGGGGACGACGAGCGGGCGGTGCTGGAGCGGGGGCGGACCGTGGAGGGCGACCGGTTCGACCGTCGACTCCGGGTCTACACGGCGCTCCGGGAGGCCGGGGTCGTGCCCAAGACGGGCTACAAGTTCGGTGCGGACTTCCGGACCTACGCGGACGTGGAGTCCGTATCGGAATTGAGCCACTCCGAGTTGCTGATTCGGGTGGTCCCGGAGGACTATACGTTCGCACCACGGGATCTGGCGCTGGACGTGCGACTGGCCGGTGGCGTCCGCAAGCGGATGGTGTTCGCGCTGGTCGGCGAGGCGATCGCATGGCTCTCGGCCGATCGGCTGACGCCCTGA